One Bacteriovorax sp. PP10 DNA window includes the following coding sequences:
- a CDS encoding DUF2779 domain-containing protein yields the protein MRYLTKSRFKMALECPTKLYYTKKPKEYADSSIDDPFMEALAKGGFQVGELAKLYYPDGVEVRGLDFDKTWEETQALLKNENVIIYEAAIKYKNLFIRIDVLKKTGKKIELIEAKSKSFSGSTFATDVWQKAKLKKNEYQVASDWKPYIFDVAFQTYVLNLAFPEFTVIPFLMCADKDLVASSDGLNQKFLIGKDEKSRTKITIMGKTDLSSLGTPILTAVDVSEVVSKIHNNTEESEIYGELNFKDAVAFFADHYERDVRIVSEVDKACKGCEFRTDDKKLKNGFNECWKAHGLSAEELNKTFVFDMWYGPKVLNDKIFVEDLDENDFEVKENEPGVDGLNRSQRQWLQMDKIIRDDGSEHKDQDGINREFSTYTFPLHFIDFETSMVAIPFNKGRRPYEQMAFQFSHHEMDKDGKYHHAGEWISTTPGEFPNFNFVRALKKQLENDNGTIFRYSNHENTVLSQIIVQLQKSLEPDREELISWIKTITKNNDKVGGWKGDRCMVDLCEVVKKFYYHPETHGSNSIKYVLPAVLKMQGKDPDPYGSLPAIFRDYDASTIDFIMKNDDSGDGGEQLSNGGAAMMAYALMQFTEMSDEERRLIKEALLRYCKLDTEAMVWIYQYLRGTNDDK from the coding sequence ATGAGATATTTAACAAAATCGCGATTTAAAATGGCTCTAGAGTGCCCAACGAAGCTCTATTACACTAAAAAACCAAAGGAGTATGCTGACAGCTCGATTGATGATCCATTTATGGAAGCACTCGCCAAAGGAGGGTTTCAGGTCGGGGAGCTGGCGAAGCTTTATTATCCCGACGGTGTGGAAGTTAGAGGCCTTGATTTCGATAAAACCTGGGAAGAGACTCAGGCGTTATTGAAAAATGAAAATGTGATTATTTACGAAGCTGCCATCAAGTATAAAAATCTTTTTATCAGAATAGATGTCTTAAAAAAGACTGGAAAAAAAATAGAGCTAATTGAAGCAAAATCAAAGTCCTTTAGCGGAAGTACTTTTGCGACGGATGTTTGGCAGAAAGCCAAACTTAAGAAAAATGAATATCAGGTCGCTTCTGATTGGAAACCTTATATCTTTGACGTGGCCTTTCAGACCTATGTCCTTAATCTGGCATTTCCAGAGTTTACAGTCATTCCATTTTTAATGTGTGCAGATAAAGATTTGGTCGCATCTAGTGATGGTTTGAATCAAAAATTTTTAATTGGAAAAGATGAAAAATCTAGAACGAAAATTACGATCATGGGAAAAACTGATTTATCCTCATTGGGCACGCCTATTTTGACCGCTGTCGACGTTTCTGAAGTTGTAAGTAAAATTCATAACAATACTGAAGAAAGTGAAATCTATGGTGAATTAAATTTTAAGGATGCAGTTGCATTTTTTGCTGATCATTATGAAAGAGATGTTCGCATTGTTTCAGAGGTGGATAAAGCGTGCAAGGGGTGTGAGTTCAGAACTGATGATAAGAAACTTAAAAATGGTTTTAACGAATGTTGGAAAGCTCATGGATTATCAGCGGAAGAATTGAATAAAACTTTTGTGTTTGATATGTGGTATGGCCCAAAAGTTTTGAATGATAAAATTTTTGTTGAAGATCTTGATGAAAATGATTTTGAAGTAAAAGAAAATGAGCCCGGCGTTGATGGCCTGAACAGGTCTCAAAGACAATGGCTTCAGATGGATAAAATTATCAGAGATGACGGATCTGAACACAAAGACCAAGACGGTATTAATAGAGAGTTTTCAACTTATACCTTTCCATTGCATTTTATAGATTTTGAGACAAGCATGGTGGCCATTCCGTTTAATAAGGGGAGAAGGCCTTATGAGCAGATGGCTTTTCAATTCTCACATCATGAAATGGATAAGGATGGAAAGTATCATCATGCAGGTGAATGGATATCTACGACACCTGGAGAGTTCCCAAATTTTAATTTTGTAAGGGCATTAAAGAAACAGCTCGAAAATGATAATGGTACTATTTTTAGATATTCTAATCATGAAAACACAGTTCTTAGTCAGATTATAGTTCAATTACAAAAATCTCTTGAACCTGATCGTGAAGAACTAATCAGCTGGATTAAAACAATTACCAAAAACAACGATAAAGTCGGCGGCTGGAAAGGCGATCGTTGCATGGTTGATCTTTGTGAAGTTGTTAAGAAATTCTACTATCATCCTGAAACTCACGGATCTAATTCGATTAAATATGTTCTACCTGCAGTTTTGAAAATGCAGGGGAAGGATCCTGATCCTTATGGTTCGTTACCAGCTATTTTTAGAGATTATGATGCTTCGACGATCGATTTCATTATGAAAAATGATGATTCGGGAGATGGTGGGGAGCAATTATCTAATGGTGGAGCTGCGATGATGGCCTATGCATTGATGCAGTTTACGGAAATGAGTGATGAGGAGAGAAGGCTTATTAAAGAGGCGCTTTTGAGGTATTGCAAATTGGATACTGAGGCGATGGTTTGGATATATCAATACTTGAGAGGAACGAATGACGATAAATAG
- a CDS encoding WYL domain-containing protein, which yields MKKDSNKTDRVVLLIQTICRSPRLSLSEKKVKDILGEPSRAQWYKLKQELLEDSGQRKAVLLEMKDDEGNISYQLNQCDWYNYLEGTQEIQFILNFYRELGHLFPKIDTDGITASSKHLDRKFHYLCKIKVKDPASENDNHLETIIRALVGNRKLLIDYKGNSDLKGKTIDIYPLTITQYRDDLYLMAYKQEIKQENIRAYKISRIEKVQDLKDTFKYPLEKNWNPKEYFKNTSGIISGVEKKAKFRVYGDSKKILSEKRIFNAEITEQTKDYDEYTCQFTNIDEFIGLLFIYGQDIEIISDKDLKKAFKEKAELILKRNS from the coding sequence ATGAAAAAAGATAGTAACAAAACTGATAGAGTCGTCCTCCTTATTCAAACCATTTGCCGATCTCCACGGTTATCTTTATCCGAAAAAAAAGTTAAAGACATATTAGGTGAACCTTCAAGGGCCCAGTGGTATAAACTCAAACAAGAACTTTTGGAAGATTCAGGACAAAGAAAAGCAGTTTTACTTGAGATGAAAGATGATGAGGGAAATATATCTTATCAACTTAATCAATGTGATTGGTACAATTATCTCGAAGGTACACAAGAGATACAATTTATTTTAAATTTTTACCGAGAACTCGGACACCTCTTTCCTAAAATTGATACCGATGGAATCACTGCTTCATCAAAACATCTCGATAGAAAATTCCACTATCTTTGTAAGATAAAAGTAAAAGATCCTGCTAGCGAAAATGACAACCATCTAGAGACTATAATAAGAGCTCTCGTTGGCAACAGGAAGCTTCTTATTGATTACAAAGGGAATTCAGATCTTAAAGGAAAAACGATAGATATTTATCCTCTTACTATTACTCAGTATAGAGACGATCTTTATCTAATGGCATACAAACAAGAAATCAAACAGGAAAATATCAGAGCTTACAAAATCTCCCGAATAGAAAAAGTTCAAGATCTTAAGGATACTTTTAAGTATCCACTTGAGAAGAACTGGAATCCTAAAGAGTATTTCAAAAATACATCAGGTATCATTTCAGGTGTCGAGAAAAAAGCAAAATTTCGAGTATATGGCGATTCTAAAAAGATCCTTTCAGAAAAAAGGATCTTTAATGCTGAAATAACTGAACAAACTAAAGATTATGATGAATATACATGTCAATTTACTAATATTGACGAATTCATTGGTCTTCTCTTCATTTATGGCCAGGATATTGAAATTATCTCTGATAAAGATTTAAAGAAGGCATTTAAAGAAAAAGCTGAGCTCATTTTAAAAAGAAATTCCTGA